CGGGTGACGAGGACGGAGTTCCTCGCGGCCAGCTTGGTGAAGCCGCCGGCGAGCGTGATCGCCTGGACCACGTTCATCCGATCCTCGAACGGGAAGGTGCCGGGCTTCTGGACCTCGCCGAAGACGAAGACCTTCTTGGAGTTGTGCTCCTTGAGGAAGACCGTCACCTGCGGGTTCTTGAGGTAGCCGTCGGCGAGGCAGACGGTGAGATCGTTGGCGACCTCGGTGGCGCCCTTGTTCGCGACGTCCACGCGCCCGCAGAACGGGAACGAGATCGCCCCGTCGCTGGCCACCCGGTAGGAACCCGAGAGGTCCGCCTCCCCGACCACGCGCACGACGAAGACGTCGCCGGATCCGAAGGTCTGGGCGGGAACCAACACGGGAGGCTCTCCCCGTGCCTCACCCGCGTGGACGGCGCGCGACGAACCACGCCCGCCGCTCGCGCAGGCCGACAGGATGGATGCGATTCCAACGACGGCGACGAAGGTCGCCCAAGCTCGAAACTTCACCGAACGTCTCCAAGCCACGCGTCGAACCTCCTGCCTTTTGCCCGAGGCCATGCCCCACGGCAAGGAGATCGACGAACGGGCGAGAACCGCTCCGATCGCACGAAGGGCGCCCGAACCTCCAGGCGCCCTCGCGTGAACTCGAGTCGGTGTACCGCCTCGACTTAGTAGTAGACCACCACGTGAGCGCCGATCTCGTGGCGATCGTACTCGAGGCCCGCAAGCTTCGCGGAGGTGGTGCGGCTGGTGTACCCGTAGGACACACCAGCGGTGACGAGCTGGCTGAACTCCCAATCCGGCCCGATCTGGAAGCCGAGCTGCTCGTCGTTGCCGCGCGCGTCGGCGGGGAACTTGAGCACGTCGTAGGAGAGGCCGCCCTTGAGGAGGAGCTGGCCCGCCATCCGGGTCTGGCCGTTGAGGTAGACGCGGTCGTCGGAGTAGTAGAGCGACGCCGAGGCGGAGGGCTCGAAGGTCCGGGCGTAGCCGAAGCGGATCTGGCTCTGCTCGGAGTAGAGGTAGCCGACCTCCGCCTGTCCGATCATCCCGCCGTAGGGCTTGCCGTCCTCGAGATCGGAGGACTGCTTGCCGTAGCCGGCCTTGAGGACGAGGGCGATCTTCGGCATCACCATGCCCACGAAGCCGGCGGCGACCCGGATGTTCGTGCTGTCGTAGTTCTGGGCGACCTCACGCTCGAAGTTGCGGATGGAGAGGCCCGTGTCGAGCACGAGGGCGGAGATCGGGCTCAGCTTGTAGCCCAGGTTGAGGCCGACGGTGTGCTGCATGTAGTCGTGGTTGCTGACGGACTCGTCGGCGCCACCGTTCTTCGGCTCGAAATGCTCGTAGGTGTTGACGTAGGCCGGCTTGATAACCAGCGCGCCGCCGCCCGGAGCGACCTCGACGTTAACGCCCAGGTCGTTCCGATCGCTGATCGTCAGCGTCCCGAGCTCCATGTTCGTGGTGCGGTCGCTGCGGTTGAAGCGCTCGTCGAGGCCCACCTTCGTGTTGCCCTTCGGGTTGAAGAGCGAGTTCAACTCGAAGTTGACGCCGGTCTTGCTCTGATCGCGCGTCCAGCTCTCCTGGGCACCCGTGTAGGCGTTGTAGTCGATCATCAGGCGCGCGCCGAGCTCCACCGACTCCGAGGGGATCGTGAGCTCGAGGCCCGGCCGGAGGTGGAGGATCAGATCTCCGGTGCCGTTCTTGGAGTCGAGGGCGTCGACCGCCTTCTCGCTGCGGCCGACGTAGGAGTCGTAGCGCGTCTCGAAGCCGAAGAGCGGGTGGAGGCGGCCCGAGCCGACCCGCAGGCCGTTCTCGCTACGGGTGCCGACCGAGGTCTGCGCGTGCGCGGCGCCGGCGGCGACGACGGTCGCCACCGCGACGATGGAGCAGAGGAGCTGCGTGAGGCTCGGGCGCCCGGCGGGCGCGGAGCCATCGAAAGACTTCCTGGACATCGAATTCACCTTGTCTGCCGTTCCCGCCCCCCTCGGGGACACGGGCGAGGCAAAAGTGCCAAGCGGTGGAGAGCTACTTCGTCGGGCTCGCGGCAGGGAGACGTCGCTGGAGCGGAACGGAGCCAAAGGGAGACGTGGCCGAGTCGGAGAGCGGGTTGTACCAGCCCGTGCCGTCTTCTCTCGAGCC
The Vulgatibacter incomptus DNA segment above includes these coding regions:
- a CDS encoding polysaccharide biosynthesis/export family protein, whose translation is MKFRAWATFVAVVGIASILSACASGGRGSSRAVHAGEARGEPPVLVPAQTFGSGDVFVVRVVGEADLSGSYRVASDGAISFPFCGRVDVANKGATEVANDLTVCLADGYLKNPQVTVFLKEHNSKKVFVFGEVQKPGTFPFEDRMNVVQAITLAGGFTKLAARNSVLVTRSIDGREERIKVAVDDIGTGRQPNLYLSPGDIVFVGESFF
- a CDS encoding outer membrane beta-barrel protein, producing MSRKSFDGSAPAGRPSLTQLLCSIVAVATVVAAGAAHAQTSVGTRSENGLRVGSGRLHPLFGFETRYDSYVGRSEKAVDALDSKNGTGDLILHLRPGLELTIPSESVELGARLMIDYNAYTGAQESWTRDQSKTGVNFELNSLFNPKGNTKVGLDERFNRSDRTTNMELGTLTISDRNDLGVNVEVAPGGGALVIKPAYVNTYEHFEPKNGGADESVSNHDYMQHTVGLNLGYKLSPISALVLDTGLSIRNFEREVAQNYDSTNIRVAAGFVGMVMPKIALVLKAGYGKQSSDLEDGKPYGGMIGQAEVGYLYSEQSQIRFGYARTFEPSASASLYYSDDRVYLNGQTRMAGQLLLKGGLSYDVLKFPADARGNDEQLGFQIGPDWEFSQLVTAGVSYGYTSRTTSAKLAGLEYDRHEIGAHVVVYY